In Nilaparvata lugens isolate BPH chromosome 5, ASM1435652v1, whole genome shotgun sequence, the following proteins share a genomic window:
- the LOC111046482 gene encoding chromosome transmission fidelity protein 8 homolog, translating into MSIPILIDDGLEKSWAIVEIQGDLMSRSGSELFGQYVGDLHFSKEGTPILIIGHQLLYGKVINLEKPLAVLHRNRKTSDSNKPQTEYIVKALVKKKLLFKTRPKPIISNVPKPVS; encoded by the exons ATGAGTATTCCTATACTAAT agATGATGGTTTGGAGAAGTCCTGGGCAATAGTAGAAATTCAGGGTGATCTGATGTCTAGATCAGGTAGTGAACTTTTTGGACAATATGTTGGCGATCTACATTTTTCCAAAGAG GGCACCCCAATCTTAATTATCGGCCATCAGCTGCTTTATGGAAAAGTGATCAATCTGGAAAAACCGTTAGCCGTCCTACATCGCAACAGGAAAACCAGCGATTCTAACAAACCACAAACTGAATACATAGTGAAAGCGCTTGTCAAAAAGAAGTTACTGTTCAAAACACGACCGAAACCTATTATAAGTAATGTACCCAAGCCGGTGTCTTGA
- the LOC111046498 gene encoding gastrula zinc finger protein XlCGF28.1, producing the protein MDSTSLQFTDESEPSCSAVSLAIKSNNDMPNNMEARAGSDEDYLDSNDEEILPLEHVEVKTELISDYEDEADFKGTSDYGDTADYPSSNDLEDSTSSLADRPHNTKVFDCPKCSKYFFHISALKRHMIIHASLNEKKLYTCVICLKEFTHIISLESHVKEAHPGKKGFPCPICSKGHSRLSDMKRHIKLHEGHDGIKCEMCGKQFPREYDLKRHMLTHTGERPHKCKVCSKCFASSYNMKVHMLSHNKEKLHPCKVCSDGFRYASHLKEHMSTAHPDEAPYICEKCGEGCSDPLTLKTHFATHVDPKQSYVCSVCGKGFTYPSYLKCHMLSHTGEKPFGCETCGKRFFRRPQLKTHMLTHKGENPNVCTLCSKSFTRNSCLRRHILVQHTEFQARPHSPNEDSAS; encoded by the exons ATGGATTCAACATCATTACAG TTTACTGATGAATCAGAGCCGAGTTGCAGTGCTGTGTCTCTTGCAATTAAATCGAACAATGACATGCCAAACAACATGGAGGCAAGAG cTGGTTCGGATGAAGACTACCTGGATAGCAACGATGAAGAAATCCTGCCATTGGAGCATGTCGAGGTGAAAACCGAATTAATTTCTGACTACGAAGATGAAGCTGACTTTAAAGGCACATCTGACTATGGAGATACAGCTGACTACCCGTCATCCAACGACTTGGAAGATTCCACCTCGTCACTTGCAGACCGCCCACACAACACGAAGGTGTTCGACTGCCCCAAATGCTCAAAATATTTCTTCCATATTTCGGCATTGAAACGCCACATGATCATCCATGCAAGCCTCAACGAAAAGAAACTCTACACCTGTGTAATCTGTTTGAAAGAGTTTACACATATAATAAGTTTGGAGTCGCATGTGAAGGAAGCTCACCCGGGAAAGAAAGGGTTTCCGTGCCCGATCTGTTCCAAGGGCCACTCTAGGCTATCAGACATGAAGAGACACATAAAACTGCATGAAGGACATGACGGTATAAAGTGTGAGATGTGCGGCAAACAGTTTCCGCGCGAGTATGACCTGAAACGTCACATGTTGACGCACACGGGTGAGCGGCCGCACAAGTGCAAGGTGTGTTCGAAATGTTTCGCCTCCTCCTACAACATGAAAGTGCACATGTTGTCGCACAACAAGGAGAAGCTGCATCCGTGCAAAGTGTGCTCCGACGGATTCCGCTATGCGTCACACCTCAAGGAACACATGTCGACGGCCCACCCTGACGAAGCCCCTTACATTTGCGAAAAGTGTGGAGAAGGTTGCTCGGATCCCCTCACCCTCAAAACCCACTTCGCGACACACGTGGACCCGAAACAGAGCTACGTATGTAGTGTGTGTGGGAAGGGTTTCACGTACCCTTCATACCTCAAATGTCATATGTTGAGTCATACTGGGGAAAAGCCTTTCGGGTGTGAAACTTGTGGAAAACGGTTTTTCCGGCGGCCACAGTTGAAGACACATATGTTGACTCACAAAGGCGAGAATCCGAATGTTTGTACGTTGTGCTCGAAATCGTTCACGAGGAATTCGTGTTTGAGGAGGCATATTTTGGTGCAGCATACTGAGTTTCAGGCTCGGCCTCACAGTCCTAATGAAGACTCCGCTAGCTGA